From Terriglobales bacterium, one genomic window encodes:
- a CDS encoding CADD family putative folate metabolism protein, translated as MNLQRFWEEVQSRIARHDLLCHPFYKAWAAGELSAADLREYAADYYYHVAAFPTYLSALHARLEEGELRRRVLHNLCDEEGIDSPDTRSHAELWLDFAEGMGAEREQVRGRRPLPEVEQLIRTFRRMAAEEPVVAALAAFYAYESQVPRVAKEKAKGLREFYEADRKTCAYFDLHTMADIYHAQVWRDEIEALVAEHPEQAERALAATEECAQALWQALDGIERGRLARRAA; from the coding sequence ATGAACCTGCAGAGATTCTGGGAAGAGGTCCAATCCCGCATCGCGCGGCACGATCTGCTCTGCCATCCTTTCTATAAGGCGTGGGCGGCGGGCGAGCTGAGCGCCGCCGACCTGCGCGAGTACGCCGCCGACTACTACTACCACGTGGCCGCCTTCCCCACCTACCTGAGCGCGCTGCACGCGCGCCTGGAGGAGGGCGAACTGCGGCGGCGCGTCCTGCACAACCTGTGCGACGAGGAGGGAATCGACTCCCCCGACACGCGCTCGCACGCGGAGCTGTGGCTGGACTTCGCCGAAGGCATGGGCGCGGAGCGCGAGCAGGTGCGCGGCCGCCGGCCGCTGCCCGAGGTCGAGCAGCTCATCCGCACCTTCCGGCGGATGGCGGCGGAGGAGCCGGTGGTCGCGGCCCTGGCCGCCTTCTACGCCTACGAGTCGCAGGTGCCGCGGGTGGCCAAGGAGAAGGCCAAGGGGCTGCGCGAATTCTACGAGGCCGACCGCAAGACCTGCGCCTACTTCGACCTGCACACCATGGCCGACATCTACCACGCCCAGGTGTGGCGCGACGAGATCGAGGCGCTGGTGGCCGAGCATCCCGAGCAGGCGGAGCGGGCGCTTGCGGCCACGGAGGAGTGCGCGCAGGCGCTGTGGCAGGCGCTGGACGGCATCGAGCGCGGACGGCTGGCGCGGCGCGCGGCGTGA
- a CDS encoding hotdog domain-containing protein, with translation MAKPVPLGTKAQVEEVVQLKHTLQFHHPMLPPIYSTPDMIRLMETACFQALLPFHEAGEMNVGTAIHVEHRAATGIGATVKAEGVLESFDGRFYVMRVRAWDEKQEIGRGTVTRAMVHLPRFMARVEGK, from the coding sequence ATGGCCAAGCCGGTGCCGCTGGGAACCAAGGCGCAAGTCGAAGAGGTCGTCCAACTCAAGCACACCCTGCAGTTCCACCATCCCATGCTGCCGCCCATCTACTCCACCCCGGACATGATCCGGCTGATGGAGACGGCGTGCTTCCAGGCGCTGCTACCCTTTCACGAGGCCGGGGAGATGAACGTGGGCACCGCTATCCACGTGGAGCACCGCGCCGCCACCGGCATCGGGGCGACGGTGAAAGCGGAGGGCGTGCTGGAGTCCTTCGACGGGAGGTTCTACGTGATGCGGGTGCGCGCCTGGGACGAGAAGCAGGAGATCGGGCGGGGCACGGTCACGCGCGCCATGGTGCATCTGCCCCGGTTCATGGCCCGGGTGGAAGGGAAGTAG